One segment of Nostoc flagelliforme CCNUN1 DNA contains the following:
- a CDS encoding phosphoribosylanthranilate isomerase: MERTANPRVKICCISSIEEAWIAIRCGASALGLVSQMPSGPGVISEELIAEIAACVPPPIATFLLTSSLDAQEIIQQVRRCRTNTVQICDRLESGSYQDIRDGLPGISIVQVIHVITEKSIEEAINVAPYVDAILLDSGNQSLLIKELGGTGRLHDWNLSAQIRKQVNVPIFLAGGLKPENVAIAVEQVAPFGLDLCSAVRNNGKLDENKLKLFFQQLNRALGRSEIKLLTPNS, from the coding sequence ATGGAAAGAACAGCAAACCCAAGAGTCAAAATTTGCTGTATTAGCAGCATAGAAGAAGCATGGATTGCCATTCGTTGCGGTGCATCTGCCCTCGGCTTGGTTTCTCAGATGCCAAGTGGCCCCGGTGTCATCTCTGAGGAACTCATTGCGGAAATTGCTGCTTGTGTGCCACCCCCGATCGCTACTTTTTTACTTACTTCAAGCCTTGATGCTCAGGAGATTATTCAGCAAGTAAGGCGCTGTCGAACAAATACTGTGCAAATCTGCGATCGCCTAGAATCAGGAAGCTATCAAGATATCCGAGATGGCTTACCTGGGATTTCCATTGTCCAAGTAATTCATGTCATTACAGAAAAATCCATAGAAGAGGCAATCAACGTAGCGCCCTACGTAGATGCAATACTACTAGACTCCGGCAATCAATCACTGCTGATTAAAGAGTTGGGTGGCACAGGACGCTTACACGACTGGAACTTGAGCGCCCAAATTCGTAAGCAGGTAAACGTGCCAATTTTCTTAGCTGGAGGGCTAAAACCTGAAAATGTTGCGATCGCAGTTGAGCAAGTTGCTCCTTTCGGACTAGATTTGTGTAGCGCCGTTCGTAACAATGGCAAATTAGATGAGAATAAACTGAAGCTGTTCTTCCAGCAATTGAATAGGGCATTGGGCAGAAGCGAGATAAAACTCCTAACTCCCAACTCCTAA